From Candidatus Sulfotelmatobacter sp., a single genomic window includes:
- a CDS encoding DNA translocase FtsK 4TM domain-containing protein: MASSISERRQQQILAVTLAAFAVLSVASLATHRNPLPGHGPWDSPNACGPVGATLAFGLVWSFGTIAAFGVPLLAALWAWNRLRGRPALPLVISSLLGALLLFEICALMGLAGLDRWLWTGAWGLAASLALHSALGSVGSWVVAGALFGITALAASELGFHWIHHLVHGAVLRPAAGLGGLWTTWQERRAADAKARVAARKKEVRESRKRESAEEGPRVIGLPDVERPRVAVAAPGPEHADEAPAAKTLRPPQLELPGLPPRPKPQPRPKPAAAPSAATGSGEALPSLSMLAMPVQQEDLITAADLTAEASLLVAKLGDFGIEGKVTEIHPGPVVTTFEFEPAAGVKVNQIVSREDDLALALRAQRIRILAPIPGKGAVGVEIPNRRRRTVYLREVLSSQPYEASDAALKVPLGVDVVGQPFVSDLTRMPHLLVAGATGSGKSVCLNAIITGLLFQHGPETLQMVMVDPKMLELSAYNGIPHLVMPVVTESKKASRALRWAVGEMEKRYKLMATTGARNIAAYNDKIDKGQVPAAEEGAPPPSRLSYVVVVVDELADLMLTAPAEIEEPIARLAQMARAVGIHLVLATQRPSVDVITGVIKANFPSRIAFQVASKTDSRTVLDMNGAENLLGHGDMLFTPAGKPEPYRVHGAFVSEEESARVVDFWKAKSQPGAAPPLATEVVLPSDDEAATDEYDSDPFDDELIREAAKLVVSHQQGSTSLLQRRLKVGYSRAGRLMDQLEELGVVGPFQGSKARDVLVDLHWLEERGFE; encoded by the coding sequence GTGGCCTCATCGATCTCCGAACGACGACAGCAGCAGATTCTCGCGGTGACGCTGGCCGCCTTCGCGGTGTTGAGCGTGGCGAGCCTCGCGACTCATCGGAACCCGCTTCCGGGTCACGGCCCCTGGGACAGCCCCAACGCCTGCGGTCCGGTGGGGGCGACACTGGCGTTCGGGCTGGTGTGGTCGTTCGGGACCATCGCGGCCTTCGGAGTTCCACTGCTCGCGGCGCTGTGGGCCTGGAACCGGCTGCGCGGAAGGCCGGCGCTGCCGCTGGTGATCTCGTCGCTGCTCGGCGCGCTGCTGCTGTTCGAGATCTGCGCCCTGATGGGCCTCGCCGGGCTCGATCGCTGGCTCTGGACGGGAGCGTGGGGGCTCGCCGCGTCGCTCGCGCTCCATTCGGCGCTCGGCAGCGTCGGCTCGTGGGTGGTGGCCGGTGCGCTGTTCGGGATCACCGCGCTGGCCGCGAGCGAACTCGGCTTCCACTGGATCCACCATCTGGTGCATGGCGCGGTGCTCCGCCCGGCCGCCGGGCTCGGCGGGCTGTGGACGACGTGGCAGGAGCGGCGGGCTGCCGATGCGAAAGCTCGCGTCGCGGCCAGGAAGAAGGAGGTGCGCGAGTCGCGGAAACGCGAGAGCGCGGAAGAAGGCCCGCGCGTCATCGGGCTTCCCGACGTGGAGAGGCCGCGAGTCGCGGTCGCTGCTCCCGGCCCCGAACACGCCGACGAGGCCCCGGCGGCGAAGACCCTACGTCCGCCGCAGCTCGAGCTGCCGGGATTGCCACCCCGGCCGAAGCCTCAGCCGCGGCCCAAACCCGCCGCCGCGCCGTCGGCGGCAACGGGTTCGGGCGAGGCGCTCCCCTCGCTCTCGATGCTGGCGATGCCCGTGCAGCAGGAGGACCTGATCACCGCCGCCGATCTGACGGCGGAGGCCAGCCTGCTGGTCGCGAAGCTCGGTGACTTCGGCATCGAGGGCAAGGTCACCGAGATCCACCCCGGTCCGGTGGTCACCACCTTTGAATTCGAGCCGGCCGCCGGGGTCAAGGTGAACCAGATCGTGTCGCGGGAGGACGACCTGGCGCTGGCCCTGAGGGCCCAGCGCATCCGAATTCTCGCCCCGATTCCCGGAAAAGGCGCGGTCGGCGTCGAGATCCCGAACCGGCGGCGCCGTACGGTGTATCTCCGCGAGGTGCTGTCCTCGCAGCCGTACGAGGCCAGCGACGCCGCGCTCAAGGTTCCACTGGGCGTGGACGTCGTCGGCCAGCCCTTCGTCTCCGACCTCACCCGCATGCCCCATCTGCTGGTTGCGGGAGCGACCGGTTCCGGCAAGAGCGTGTGCCTGAACGCCATCATCACCGGACTCCTGTTCCAGCACGGCCCCGAGACCCTGCAGATGGTGATGGTGGATCCCAAGATGCTCGAACTCTCCGCCTACAACGGAATCCCTCACCTGGTGATGCCGGTGGTGACCGAGTCGAAGAAGGCGAGCCGGGCGCTGCGCTGGGCGGTGGGAGAGATGGAGAAGCGCTACAAGCTCATGGCCACCACCGGGGCCCGCAACATCGCCGCCTACAACGACAAGATCGACAAGGGCCAGGTGCCGGCCGCCGAGGAGGGCGCGCCGCCGCCGAGCCGGCTCTCCTACGTCGTGGTGGTGGTGGACGAGCTCGCCGACCTCATGCTCACCGCGCCCGCCGAGATCGAGGAGCCGATCGCGCGGCTCGCGCAGATGGCGCGCGCGGTCGGCATCCATCTGGTGCTGGCGACGCAGCGTCCGTCGGTGGACGTGATCACCGGCGTGATCAAGGCCAACTTTCCGTCGCGAATCGCGTTCCAGGTCGCGAGCAAGACCGACTCGAGAACCGTGCTGGACATGAACGGCGCCGAGAATCTGCTCGGGCACGGCGACATGCTGTTCACGCCGGCCGGCAAGCCCGAGCCTTACAGGGTCCACGGAGCATTTGTGAGTGAGGAGGAGAGCGCGCGCGTCGTCGACTTCTGGAAGGCCAAGTCGCAGCCGGGCGCCGCGCCGCCGCTCGCGACCGAAGTGGTGCTCCCCAGCGACGACGAGGCGGCGACCGACGAGTACGATTCCGATCCGTTCGACGACGAGCTGATTCGCGAGGCGGCGAAGCTGGTGGTCTCGCATCAGCAGGGCTCGACCTCGCTGCTCCAGCGCCGCCTCAAGGTGGGCTACTCGCGCGCCGGCCGGCTCATGGACCAGCTCGAGGAGCTGGGAGTGGTGGGTCCGTTCCAGGGTTCCAAGGCTCGCGACGTGCTGGTGGATCTGCATTGGCTGGAGGAGCGCGGCTTCGAGTGA
- a CDS encoding DUF4126 domain-containing protein: MSLELILSVAIGLALAAACGLRVFAPIFLLGLAAHFGRLHLASGFAWAGTTPALVALGTATVVEIVAYYVPWLDHALDVISAPAALMAGAVATVAVLGDLPPWLRWTTGIIAGSGLAGFTKGAAALLRVKSSAATGGLGNPVVATGESAGAVGISLLALVVPLLALLLVIGLVIVVFRVAHRVAFGGRPAA; this comes from the coding sequence ATGTCGCTCGAGCTGATCCTCAGCGTCGCGATCGGGCTGGCGTTGGCCGCCGCCTGCGGGCTGCGAGTCTTCGCGCCGATTTTCCTGCTCGGGCTCGCGGCGCACTTCGGCCGCCTGCATCTGGCGTCGGGATTCGCCTGGGCGGGCACCACGCCGGCGCTGGTGGCGCTCGGCACCGCCACCGTGGTCGAGATCGTCGCCTACTACGTGCCGTGGCTCGACCACGCGCTCGACGTGATCTCCGCGCCGGCCGCATTGATGGCCGGTGCGGTCGCCACCGTGGCCGTGCTCGGCGATCTGCCGCCCTGGCTGCGCTGGACCACCGGCATCATCGCCGGCTCGGGGCTGGCCGGCTTCACCAAGGGCGCCGCGGCGCTGCTGCGCGTCAAGTCGAGCGCCGCGACCGGCGGCCTCGGCAATCCCGTGGTCGCCACCGGCGAGTCGGCGGGCGCGGTGGGGATCTCGCTGCTCGCGCTGGTGGTTCCGCTGCTGGCGCTACTGCTGGTGATCGGGCTCGTCATCGTGGTCTTCCGGGTCGCCCATCGCGTGGCATTCGGCGGCCGCCCGGCCGCCTGA
- a CDS encoding acyl-CoA dehydrogenase family protein produces the protein MSDPKSSGHVSEAEARAVAEASRETSWEAPSFVRELFLGRLALDLIHPQPQPDPDEQKRAAVFFEKLEVFLQDVDADRIEHEARIPSETIQRLKELGAFGIKIPREYGGLELSQYSYGRAMALIGTKSGALVALLSAHQSIGVPQPLKLFGTPEQKKNWLPKLAKGAISAFALTENDVGSDPARMSTTAVPSADGAHWILNGEKLWCTNGAIADVLVVMARTPGKGGKPGPISAFIVETRSPGVEVTARLEFMGIRGIENALLRFHDVRVPKDNLLGAEGKGLKLALVTLNTGRLTLPATCAAAGKWCLQVSRRFAAERVQWGKPVGHHEAVAQMLADIAARSYAMDAVADLGALLADRGRSDIRLEAAIAKLWNTDVAWEVCDEAVQVRGGRGYETARSLASRGEAPVPLEQLMRDLRINRIFEGTNQVMRLFIAREALDVHLRVAGDVVMPGVPIGRRLTGLVRAGFFYLFWYPSRWFGWGRWPRYAEFGKLAGHLRWVDRTARRLARQQFHLMVLNGPALEKKQALLFRCVDIGAELYAMAATCVRAQDDVRRNAADRTPIELADVFCRHSRAKVEKLFEDIRSNADVATYRVARGILDRRFDWLENGIVDAPDSASPGAAAPAERETRHAAVGR, from the coding sequence ATGAGCGATCCCAAGTCGAGTGGACACGTTTCCGAAGCCGAAGCCCGGGCGGTCGCCGAAGCTTCTCGTGAGACCAGCTGGGAGGCGCCTTCGTTCGTACGCGAGCTGTTCCTGGGGCGACTGGCCCTCGATCTCATCCATCCCCAGCCCCAGCCGGATCCCGACGAGCAGAAGCGGGCCGCGGTCTTCTTCGAGAAGCTCGAAGTCTTTCTCCAGGACGTGGATGCCGACCGGATCGAGCACGAGGCGCGCATTCCGAGCGAGACCATTCAGCGCTTGAAAGAGCTCGGCGCCTTCGGCATCAAGATCCCGCGCGAGTATGGCGGCCTCGAGCTGTCGCAGTACAGCTACGGCCGCGCCATGGCCCTGATCGGCACCAAGAGCGGCGCGCTGGTCGCGCTGCTCTCGGCGCATCAGTCGATCGGGGTTCCCCAGCCGCTCAAGCTGTTCGGCACGCCCGAGCAGAAGAAGAACTGGCTGCCGAAGCTCGCGAAGGGAGCGATCTCGGCGTTCGCTCTCACCGAGAACGACGTCGGTTCCGATCCGGCCCGCATGTCCACGACCGCGGTTCCTTCGGCGGACGGCGCGCACTGGATCCTCAACGGCGAAAAACTCTGGTGCACCAACGGCGCGATCGCCGACGTGCTGGTGGTGATGGCGCGCACTCCGGGCAAGGGCGGCAAGCCGGGTCCCATCAGCGCCTTCATCGTCGAGACCCGGTCGCCCGGCGTGGAAGTCACGGCGCGCCTCGAGTTCATGGGCATTCGCGGGATCGAGAACGCGCTGCTTCGCTTCCACGACGTGCGCGTGCCGAAGGACAACCTGCTCGGCGCCGAGGGCAAGGGTCTCAAGCTCGCGCTCGTGACGCTCAACACCGGGCGCCTCACGCTACCGGCGACCTGCGCGGCCGCCGGCAAGTGGTGTCTTCAAGTCTCGCGGCGCTTCGCCGCCGAGCGCGTCCAGTGGGGCAAGCCGGTCGGGCACCACGAGGCGGTGGCGCAGATGCTCGCCGACATCGCGGCGCGCTCCTACGCCATGGACGCGGTCGCCGATCTCGGCGCGCTACTCGCGGATCGCGGCAGGAGCGACATCCGGCTCGAAGCCGCGATCGCCAAGCTCTGGAACACCGACGTCGCCTGGGAAGTGTGCGACGAGGCCGTGCAGGTGCGCGGCGGTCGCGGATACGAAACCGCGCGCTCGCTGGCGTCGCGCGGCGAGGCGCCGGTGCCGCTCGAGCAGCTCATGCGCGACCTGCGCATCAACCGCATCTTCGAAGGCACCAATCAGGTGATGCGCCTGTTCATCGCGCGGGAAGCGCTCGACGTGCACCTGCGCGTGGCGGGCGACGTGGTGATGCCGGGCGTACCGATCGGGCGCCGGCTCACCGGCCTCGTGCGCGCCGGATTCTTCTATCTGTTCTGGTATCCGAGCCGGTGGTTTGGCTGGGGACGCTGGCCGCGCTACGCCGAGTTCGGGAAGCTCGCCGGACATCTGCGCTGGGTGGATCGCACCGCGCGTCGCCTTGCGCGCCAGCAGTTCCACCTCATGGTGCTGAACGGTCCGGCGCTCGAGAAGAAGCAGGCGCTGTTGTTCCGGTGCGTCGACATCGGCGCCGAGCTCTACGCGATGGCCGCCACCTGCGTCCGCGCGCAGGACGACGTCCGCAGGAACGCCGCCGATCGTACGCCGATCGAGCTCGCCGACGTGTTCTGCCGGCACTCGCGCGCCAAGGTCGAGAAGCTGTTCGAGGACATCCGCTCGAACGCCGACGTCGCGACCTATCGTGTGGCGCGCGGCATTCTCGATCGCCGCTTCGACTGGCTCGAGAACGGCATCGTCGACGCGCCGGATTCCGCTTCGCCCGGCGCCGCGGCGCCGGCCGAGCGCGAGACGCGCCACGCCGCCGTCGGCCGCTAG
- a CDS encoding class I SAM-dependent methyltransferase — protein MPTSEHRQIPYVCDVLVRERPSTVLDVGAGYGKYGLLAREFGGARRVDAIDTQAPRFPVYDHVYLGDLRGLDSLLPADAPRYELALFIDVIEHLEKDDAWRFLDALTRRARKVLITTPWGFRPQRIEGMPWETHRSGWFPWEFGRRFRVERWRVFPGQYSRFLHRPRLWQVLVLLSARPG, from the coding sequence ATGCCCACTTCGGAGCACCGGCAGATTCCGTACGTCTGCGATGTTCTGGTGCGCGAGCGTCCCTCCACCGTGCTCGATGTCGGCGCCGGCTACGGAAAATACGGCCTGCTCGCGCGCGAATTCGGCGGCGCCAGGCGCGTCGACGCGATCGACACCCAGGCGCCGCGTTTTCCCGTCTACGACCACGTCTATCTCGGCGATTTGCGCGGGCTCGATTCGCTGCTGCCCGCAGACGCGCCGCGCTACGAGCTCGCGCTCTTCATCGACGTGATCGAGCACCTCGAGAAGGACGACGCCTGGAGGTTCCTCGATGCGCTCACCCGGCGCGCGCGCAAGGTGTTGATCACCACGCCGTGGGGATTTCGGCCGCAGCGGATCGAGGGCATGCCGTGGGAAACGCATCGCTCGGGATGGTTTCCGTGGGAATTCGGCCGGCGCTTTCGCGTCGAGCGCTGGCGGGTGTTCCCGGGACAGTACTCGCGCTTCCTCCACCGGCCGCGGCTCTGGCAGGTGCTGGTGCTGCTGTCCGCGCGCCCCGGTTGA